The Megalops cyprinoides isolate fMegCyp1 chromosome 12, fMegCyp1.pri, whole genome shotgun sequence genome contains a region encoding:
- the sdsl gene encoding serine dehydratase-like: MSNSEAFHVNTPLLESLDMSKRIGTTVYLKMDNAQPSGSFKIRGIGHLCKKVAGPESKGVVCSSGGNAGMATAYVARKLNIPATIIVPSSTPELVIEKLKGQGATVRVVGKVWDDANAEALRLAQTEGLTFVPPFDHPLLWQGHASIIREIKACLLSKPGAVVVAVGGGGLLCGVVQGLREVGWGDVPIISMETRGADSLNASVKAGKRVTLPDITSEAKTLGAKTVCSQAFEYSQEGNIISEVVTDYEALQAIEIFLDEERVLVELACGAALAAVYSGVIQRLQDQGRLPRPLGPLVVVVCGGSSISLPQLQHLKQKVQR; the protein is encoded by the exons ATGTCGAATTCAGAAGCCTTCCATGTAAACACTCCGCTACTGGAGAGTCTTGACATGTCTAAAAGGATTGGGACCACTGTATACCTGAAGATGGACAATGCCCAACCTTCCGGCTCTTTCAAAATCCGAGGAATAGGACACCTGTGCAAAAAG GTTGCGGGTCCTGAGTCCAAAGGTGTCGTCTGTTCTTCAG GTGGAAATGCTGGCATGGCAACGGCCTATGTAGCAAGAAAACTCAACATTCCCGCCACCATCATCGTTCCTTCCTCCACGCCTGAGCTGGTGATCGAGAAGTTAAAGGGCCAGGGAGCTACAGTAAGAGTTGTGGGCAAG GTGTGGGATGACGCCAACGCCGAGGCACTCCGCTTAGCCCAAACTGAAGGCCTTACCTTTGTCCCACCTTTCGACCACCCTCTACTCTG GCAGGGGCACGCCAGCATCATAAGGGAGATCAAGGCCTGTCTTCTGTCCAAGCCTGGGGCTGTAGTTGTAgcggtggggggaggagggctgCTCTGCGGAGTGGTACAGGGCCTGAGGGAGGTGGGCTGGGGCGATGTTCCCATAATCTCCATGGAGACCAGAGGTGCGGACTCGCTGAACGCATCAGTGAAGGCAGGGAAGCGAGTCACCCTTCCGGACATCACTAG TGAGGCAAAAACTCTGGGGGCCAAGACTGTGTGCAGCCAGGCCTTTGAGTACAGCCAGGAGGGCAACATCATCTCAGAGGTGGTGACAGACTATGAAGCCCTGCAGGCCATTGAAATCTTTCTAG ACGAGGAGCGGGTGCTGGTGGAGCTGGCCTGTGGGGCGGCGCTCGCTGCTGTGTACAGCGGCGTGATCCAGCGGCTGCAGGACCAGGGGCGTCTGCCCCGCCCGCTGGGCCCCCTGGTGGTTGTGGTGTGCGGCGGGAGCAGCATCAGCCTGCCTCAGCTGCAGCACTTGAAACAGAAGGTGCAGAGATGA